The following coding sequences are from one Alphaproteobacteria bacterium window:
- a CDS encoding DUF59 domain-containing protein, protein MSFEHGTGTPLGMFAPLPPGEEITARAGEPLPDGTVIADREAVIAALRTVHDPEIPVNIYDLGLIYDFGIHTDGSVRVDMSLTAPACPVAGEIPYWVANAVANVEGIGEVVVNLIWEPPWDTDRMSDDAKLALGVE, encoded by the coding sequence ATGAGCTTTGAACACGGAACGGGAACGCCGCTCGGCATGTTCGCCCCGCTGCCACCGGGAGAAGAGATCACGGCTCGGGCCGGCGAACCCTTGCCCGACGGCACGGTCATCGCGGATCGCGAGGCGGTCATCGCGGCGTTGCGGACGGTGCACGATCCCGAAATTCCGGTGAATATCTACGATCTGGGACTGATCTATGATTTCGGAATTCATACCGATGGTTCGGTGCGGGTCGACATGTCCCTGACCGCACCGGCATGTCCGGTGGCGGGTGAAATTCCCTACTGGGTTGCGAACGCAGTGGCCAATGTCGAGGGCATTGGCGAAGTCGTGGTGAACCTGATCTGGGAGCCGCCCTGGGATACGGACCGGATGTCCGATGACGCCAAACTGGCCCTCGGTGTCGAATGA
- a CDS encoding iron-sulfur cluster assembly accessory protein, which yields MPEPIITLTDAAAARVQSLMSKADEGVAGLRVGLSTRGCSGLSYVVEYAEDAKQFEEVIEDKGVKVFIDPAATMFLIGATMDYREGKFESGFVFDNPNAKGTCGCGESFHV from the coding sequence ATGCCTGAGCCGATCATAACCCTGACCGACGCCGCTGCGGCGCGGGTGCAGTCTCTGATGTCCAAGGCCGACGAGGGGGTCGCCGGGCTGCGCGTGGGGCTCTCGACGCGCGGCTGTTCGGGCCTGTCCTATGTCGTCGAATATGCCGAGGACGCCAAGCAGTTCGAGGAAGTCATCGAGGACAAGGGCGTGAAGGTGTTTATCGACCCTGCCGCGACGATGTTCCTGATCGGCGCCACGATGGACTACCGCGAGGGCAAGTTCGAGTCCGGCTTTGTCTTCGACAACCCGAACGCCAAGGGTACATGCGGCTGCGGTGAGTCCTTCCACGTCTAG